TCATGTCGCGCCAGGACAGGCCCTTGCCGAAGATCTCGAACACCGGCTGGGTCAGGTGGACGATGTAGGCGACCGTACCCAGCAGCGCGAGGCGCAGGATGAGCGCGAGCCCGATGCCGATGCGGCGGGCCCGCGACTGCTGCCCGGCCGGCAGCTTGTTGGTGATGATCGAGATGAAGATCAGGTTGTCGATGCCGAGCACGACCTCCATGACGACGAGGGTCGCGAGGGCGGCCCAGGCCGTCGGGTCGGCGGCGAGCTGAACGAGGGAATCCACGCGGGCGGTCCTCTACGGGAAGATCGAGGGGCGGCCCGTCGGCGCCGCGGCGAGGGGAGGCGCGTGGACCTGCACGGCCTTCGGCAGCACCCGGACGTGGGCGGGGGTGTAGGTGGTGAGCTCGCCGTCGGTGTTGACCGGGCGCGGCTTCTTGGTGCGCAGGATCACCTCGGTGGTCTGGAAGGCGCGCACGTCGGCGGCCTTGCCCTGCGTGCCCCGGCGCAGGGCCGGCAGCAGGGCGAGGAGCCGCCACCAATGGGCGACCTCGAGGCTGTAGAAGTTGAGCAGGCCGTCGTCGACGGTAGCGTTCTCCTCCACCGTCATGCCGCCGCCGTAGTGGCGGCCGTTGCCGACCGAGACCTGGATGGTGCGCACCGTCTCCACCGTGCCGTCGTGCTCGATGTAGACCGTGAACGGCCGCGCCCGGCGCAGGAGCCGGAACGCCGCCACGCCGTAGCCGATCGTGCCGAGGCGGCGCTTGAGGTCGGCCGTCAGCTCGCCGGCGAGATCGGCCGAGAAGCCGATGCTGGCGACGTTGAAGAAGTAGTGGCCGTTGACGCAGCCGAGGTCGATCGGCCGGGCCGGCACGCTGGCGATCACCTCGGCGGCCTCGAGCGGGTCGGCCGGCAGGCCGAGGCTGCGGGCGAGGTCGTTGGCGGTGCCGAGCGGCAGGATGCCGAGCGGCAGCTGCGCCTCGGCCAGCGCCTGGGCGGCGGCGTTGAGGGTGCCGTCGCCGCCGCCCAGGATCACCATGTCGCAGGTGGAGGCGTGGGCGTGGATCAGCGCCTTGCAGTCGGTCTCGCCCGGCGGCGGATCGACCGGCTCGATGCCGCCGCGGCGCAGGGTGCCCTTCACGGCATCGAGGTCGAGCCCGCCGTTGCGGGCCTTCTTGTTGACGACGAGCAGGGCCCGCCGCGCGGTGTCAGCGCCGGACATCGGCGCCTCCCGCGACGAGACGGGGACGGACGAGGGGAATGACGCGCATGGTTGCGGGCCCTCCAGTGCGATCGTGCCGCGTCAGCACAAAGGCAGAGAAGGGGTCCGACATCGCGGTCGACGCCTCGAACCGCCAGAGGGGCCCGGACCCGGGGAGCCCCTGAGGTGGGGTCGCGGCCGCGCTTGACAAGGGCGGCGCCCCAGCTTCGCCTGCCGCAAGGCGAGAACCGCCACCGCTCCCCGGGGGTGTGCGCAGCGTGGGTTGCGGGGAGGGCACCGGGCCCGCAATGGAACCGTAACCGCGGCGACGAACGTTCCCTTGTTCAGATCGCGCCCCGATCGTGCTCCTCCCCCGGTGCCGCCGCCATGCCCCGTTCTCCCCGGTCCAGCCTCGTCCGCCCGTCGGCCGCCCTCGTCGGCCTCGGCCTCGGTGCCCTCCTGTCCCAGGCCGCCCTGGCGCAAGGCTGGGTCGATCCGCCGGCCCGCGGCCCCGGAGCCGCCGCGCCCGATTCCGGGTCCGCCCCCAAGGACCTTTCCAAGACCCTGCCGAAGGTCGAGCCGGCCCCGGCCGCGCGGGCCGAGGCGCCGGCGCCCGCGCGGGCTCAGGCCTCGCAGGCGCACGCGCCGCGCCGGGTCGCCGAGGAGGCGCGCCGGCCGGCCCGCAGCGGGCTCCACGCCGCCACCGAGGCCCGGCGCGCCGCGCGGCTCGCCCGGGCCGAGCGGCCGCCGCTCGTCGTGCCGGTCCCGCCGCCCCAGGTCGCGGTCTCCAGCGGGCAGATGCGCGACTGGGCGGTGACGTCGCAGCGCCTCGCCCGCGACTACCTGGCGTCGATCTCGGGGTCGAACGCCGCCACCCTCGCGGCGGCGCCGGGCTTCTACGGCGACCGGGTCGTCTTCCACGGCCGGACGATGAGCGTCGCCAGCCTGATGTCCGAGAAGCGCCGCTTCGTGCAGCGCTGGCCCGATCGGCGCTACCGGCCGCGGCCGGATTCCCTGCGCACCGCCTGCAACGCCGGGCTCGCCGTCTGCCGGGTCCAGGCCACCGTCGACTTCTCGGCCTTCAGCCCCGATCGCGGCGTGCGCTCGCAGGGCACCGTCGACCTGGAACTGGCGGTCAGCCTCGCGGGCGCCCGCCCGGTGATCGTCGCCGAGACCAGCCGGGTGGTGCGCCGCGACGCGGTGGCGAGCCGCGACTGACCCCGGCGAGGTGTGACAGGTCGCCGGTCAGGACCTAGAGCACTTCACGATCGCGTTGCAATCGCGAAGCTCTCTAAGTCTCTGATTTAGCCGCTTTTTCTTCGACGAACCGGTATCCACTTCGTCGGAAAATGCTCTAGATGAGAGGACGAGGGCCCGCCGCCGGGGACGGGCCCCTCGGGACGACCCCGCGGCCGGGGGCGATGGGACAGATTGCGGACATGACCTCGCGTGAGCAGTTGCAGGCGCTGATCCGGGCGGAGATCGATCGGCACCGCCCCGTCGCCGTGGCCCGTCGCACCCTCGAGCTCCTGGTGGAATCCGCGACCCGCCGGCTCGACGCGGCCCCGGGCTACCAGGTCGTCGACCGCGACGGGCATCCGCGCACCCGCCTGGTCGGCGGCGAGGCGCTGCCCCTGACGCTGGGCGACCTCGTCGACGAGTTGCGCCGCCAGCACCCGACCCTGTTCCAGCCGCCGGCCCCCGCCGGCCCCGCTCCGGCCCCGGCCGAGACCCCGCGGGACTGGATCGTGGTGAAGCCCGCCGAGCCCGCCCCGGCGGCGCCCGCCCGGCCCGGCCCGGCCGCGCGCCTGCGCGAGACCCTGCGTGACTTCACCTTGCGCGGCTTCACCTTGCGCGACTTGACGGCGCGCCTGCCGGAGCGGGAGCCGGCGGCCCCGGCCGCCGCCCCGCTCCCGGTCGCGCCGCCGGTCCCCGAAGGCGAGGGGCTGAAGCCCGGCCACGCCCGGCCCCGGCCGTTGCCCGGCCATGGCGGCTCGTCCCGCCGCCCGCTCTACGCCGCCCTCGGGGCGCTCGCCGTGCTGGGTCTCGGCTACGCGGCCTTCCGCGGCGGCGAGTCGCCCCGCGAGGCCGCCATCGCCCAGGCACCGTCCCAGGATGTCCGTCGGCCCGCGGAAACCGAGACGAAGTCTGCGGAGGCCAAGCCCGCACGCGGAACCGGCGAGGCCGCGAAGTCCGGCGGTGCGAAGCCCGCGGAGGGCAAGCGCGAGCCGGTCGAGACCGGTGCCCTGGTGCCGGAGGCGGCCGGTCCCGTCGCCGGGGTCGCCGAGGTGCTCGACACCGCGACCCTGCGGCTCGGCGGCCGGACCCTGCGCCTCTACGGCATCGAGGCCGCCCGAGGGGCGCAGGCGAGCGACCTCTCGGGCTACCTCGCCGGACGGCCGGTGAACTGCCAGCCGAGCCAGGGCAAGGCCGCCTGGATCTGCACCGTCGACGGCCACGACCTCTCGGAAGTGGTGCTCTACAACGGCGGCGGCCGCGCGACGCCCGAGGCGACGCCGGACCTCGTCGAGGCCGAGCGCCACGCCAAGGCGGGCAAGCTCGGGATCTGGGCGAAGCCCTGAGGGCCAGGTCCCTCGCCCTCGGGCCCGGCGCGCCGAGGAGCGCCGCCGGGCGCCCCGTGCGACGGAACCCGGAGCGTCAGCCGAACGCCCCGACCTCGTGCTGGATCATGCCGCTGATCTCGCGCACGAGGCCGAACAGGCGGCGGATCGGGGCGAACAGGGTGCGGTGCTCGGCCTCGTAGGTGCCGATCCCGCGCGGGCCCGCCGGCTCGCCGAAATTGAGGCCCAGCGTCGGATCGGGCGTGACCGGGAAGATGTCGTCGAGGAGCTTGAGGCAGCTCTCGACGTCGAGCCGCAGGATGCGCTCGATCAGGACCTCGCGGGTGATGCCGTTCTGCGGACGGAAGCCCGGGATGTGCACCGCCAGGAACCAGATCCGGTGGATCAGCGCCAGGCGCAGCGCGTGCAGGAGCGCCAGCCGCGGCGTCATCGCGGGCAGGTCGGGAGCGACCATGCTCAGCATCAGGTGGTCGCGGGTCAGCCGGCCGAACAGGCGGCGCAGGTGCGGCGCCAGGTTGAGCCGGTCGAGGGCGGCGGCGACCGCGACGATCTCCTCGCGCCGCCCGTCCCGGGTCGCGCGGCGGGCCCGCTCGAGCCAGACCGAGGGGTCGAGGGTGTCGATGTAGGCGCGCAGGACGTCGAGGTCGCCGACGGCCGTCGCCTCCTGCACCAGCCGGAAGGCGCGGGCGAAGCGCTCGGAGCGCTCGCGCATCTCGACGAACAGGTCCGGCGCCCGGCCCGCCGCCCGCCCGACCCCGTGCAGGGAATTCGCCAGGAAGCCGAGCTGCTGCAGGATCGCGTTGTTGGGGATCGCCCGCATCTGGCGCGGATGGGTGATGGCGACGGGCCCCCCGCCGTCGGATTGCCGCGCCACCGGGCGCGAGCCGGTGCGGTCGATGAGGTTCGGCCCGAAGGTGCCGAGGAGCGCCGCGTAGCCCGGATCCTCGACCAGGGTCTCCATGTCCTGGCGCACGCCGGTGAAGAACTCGGTGGCGAAGTCGGCCTCGGCGTAGATCGGGTCGGGCGCGGGCTGGAGCCGGCTGTAGACGTGCTCGCCGATGCGCGCGACGGTCGCCTCGGCCAGGGCCTTCGTGCCGAACATCAGGTAGCCGTCGCTGCCCTGGAAGCTCGATTCGAGGCTGGTGCGGATCCCCGCCTCGCGGTTGCGCCGGCGCGCATGGTCGGGGGCGAGGTAGGCCAGGCGGTCCGACAGGCTCGTCGGGTGCGCGCCCCGCCCGATCGATTCGCCGTGGGTGTCGAAGATCACGAGCTCGATGTCGGTGAGGTCGTGGGCCTCCATCAGCTCGGTGATGCGCAGGCGCAGGCGCTCGATCCAGAAGGTGGCGGCGAGCTGGCCGACGTAGCGGCCGGAATCCGAGTAGCCGAACTGCACCACCAGGCGCCCGATGCGCTTGAGGTAGGCCCGCCAGTGGGGGGAGCGCAGCGCGTCCTCGATCACGTGCACGCCCTGCTCGAGCGCCGAGGCCGTCTCGAACAGCGGCGTGATCTCGACCCGGTCGCCGATGCCGAAATGCTGCGCCAGCCAGAGCGCGGCGAGCAGGGTGTAGCCGGTCTCGGTCTCGGCGATCAGGAAGCGGACCGGGTGGGTGCCGTCGACGTGCTTGAGGATCTGGGCGATCGTCATCATCAGCCGGGCGGCCGAGGCCCGCTCGGCGGCGAGCGCCCCGAAATCCACCGGCACCGCCGCGACGGTGTCGAGGAGGGCGTTGATCGAGGCGAGGTGGGAGCGGCGCTGGGCCGGGTCGGTCGGGTCGCCCTCCTGCTCCAGCGCCCGGCGCACGGCGTTGTGGACCTGGCTGGCGTTGAGCCGGAAATGCGGCAGGCCGTTCTGGAGCCCGTGCGCGGCGACGCCCGCCCGCAGGGTGCAGAGCGCGAGCCGCGCCTCGTCGTCGGCGGCGTCGGCGACCGCCCGGTCGAGACGGGCGAGGAGGGGCCCGGCCTCGGTCCGGGCCCGGTCGCGCTCGATGATGAGCGCGAGCGCGAAGCGGTGGACCGCCTCGAGCCCCGGCTGCTCGCCGAGCTTGGGCGCCACCGCGAGCTGGCGCAGGACCGCGTCCCTGGCCTCCCCGGCGAGGCGCCGCGCGGGCTCCGCGGCGGGGTCGTCGGGGAGCTGCGCCAGCACCCGGTCGAGCTGGGTGCGCTTCGATTCGAGCCGGTAGCGCAGGGTGTCCCACCAGCCGATATCGGTGCGCCCGTCGGTGTCGCAGCCGACCCAGGAGGCGATGACGACGGGCTTCGGCACGAGCCCGCTCCAGCTCTCGGGCCAGCGCTCGCGGGCGGCGCGCAGGACGGCCTCGTTGAGGCGGTCGAGGGCGGCGCGGCCGTGCTGGACCGCGTGCCGGGCCTGGTCGAACTCGTCGTTGAGGGTGATCACCGGGTCGGCCCGGGCCGACAAGGCCGCCGCTTCCTCGATCGGGGCGTGGCGCGCCGCCGGGTCGGGCTCGGACGCGGCCTGCGCCAGGAGGCGCGCCACCGCCTTCGGCATCCCGAAGGTCGGGTGGGCGGTGAACACCGCGGCAAAGCGCGTGCGCTCGACCCGGGTGCGGGCGGTCTCGAACGGGGTCTCCGGGTCGCCGAGGGCGGCGGCCGCCACGGCCTCGGTCGCCGCGCTCGAATCGGCCTCCGGCCCGAGGCCGAGATAGGCCCGCAGCCGCACCGCCCGGGCCTCCAGCGCCTGGGCCCGCAGGCGCACGAACAGGCCCGCGAGGTCGTCCTCGCCGATCTCGCCGCGGTCGAAGCCCCGGCTGATCGCCAGCGCCACGGTGAGGACGGGGTTGCGGAACGGGTCCTGGCTCGCCTGGTGGCGCGCCTCCTCGACCAGCCCGAGCAGGTCCCGCTCGAGGGTCTCGGGGGAGGGCCGCGGGTCGGGCCCGCCGGTCTCGGAACCGCGGTCGCCGGAGCCCTGCCGGGCGGAGGTGTCGAGCCTGTCCATCGGGTCGCTTCGTCCTGTCGCCGGATCACCGTCCGGATCGCGCGGCGCTGAGGGTTCCGCGCCTCGGGGCCGGTGAGGCAAGGAGCGTTCCGCGGCCGGGTCAGGCTTTACCCCGGGCGTTGCCGCGACGCGAGGGTGCCTGCGGCCCCGGCGACACAGGCCGGCCCGGATTCGGGGCGGGCGGCGCCCGGGCGATGGTTAAGATTTCGTCAAGGCGCCATAATGCCGGCCGGATGGACGTCCGACGGGACGCCGACACGGGAGCCACGCGCCATGATGTCGATCGGAGCCGCCCTCAGCGCGGCCACCACCCTCGTCGGGACCACCCTGCCCGCCGGCCTGATTGGCGCGCCTTCCGGGAAGCGTGCCCCGGCGCGACAGGCCCAAGACGCCGAGACCGCGGTCGAGGCCGGGGAAGTCTTCGGGCCGCCCCCGGAGGACGGCGCGCTCCTCGTCGCCATCGAGGAGAGCCTGCGCGAGGCGGGCTACCTCGCGAGCTGACGTCCCCGGCGGGCTCGCGCCGCGGGCCGAAAGCCCCGCGCACCGCATGAGGGACCGTCGCTGCGCGACCGGACACGCCGCCGGAAATGCTCTAAGGCTGGCCTCACGATGGAGATGATCGTGATTCTGGCTGCCGCGGCAGCCCTGGTATTCGCGGGCCTGGTGCTCGCGTTCGGGCATGGCCGCGCGCGCCGTCCGCCCCTGCGGCTCCCGCACGAGCAGGAGCTGGAGGACCGGGGCGACGAGCTGTTTCGCGACTTCGACCAGGATCTCGCCGGCCTGCTCGACGAGGCGGCACGCGATCCGCAGGCCCACCGCGCCTTCCCCGAGCGGCTGGAGGCGCCGAGCGCGCCCCGCCTCCGGCCGCAGGGCCGCATGACCATCGATCACGATCCGGCGGAGCCCGGTCTGCCCGAGGCCGCGCACGGCCCATCCACGCACGGCGAGGCCGGGCGCCGGCCCGGGTCCCGCGATCCCGAGCGCGACGGAGAGTCCCGGTGACGCGCTACGCCGTGCTGGCCGCCCTGCTGGCCGCCCTCTCAGGCTTGCCGGCGCGCGCCGCCGGGGAGGATGCGGCGCCCACCTGCCCGACGGCGCAGGCGCCCGAATTCGCGGGCGGCAAGGGGTTTCGCCTCTGGGTCACCCGGCAGGGAACGATGACCCTGACCAACCCGCTGCGGCCGCTCTCGCCCGAGACGGTGCAGGTGCTGCAGGTCGTGATCCGCAACAAGCTCGCGACCGCCTACGGCCCCGACCTGTCGGGCCTGCGCCGCGGCCCCGCGCCGGCGGCCCTCGAGGCGCAGAACGGCGCGGCGATCCAGTGGGCCGGCGGTTTCGAGGGCCTGCCGCAGACCCTGCGCATCCTGGCCGACGACGGTGGCCAGGTCCTGGCCGAGCTCAAGTTCGAGGCCTGCGGCGACGCCCCGAAGGTGGCGGAGCCGAAGCCCGCCCCCACCGCCCGCAAGGGGGGCGCCGCCCGCAAGGGTGATGCGAAGGCCGCCCCGAAGACGGAGGCGGCGCAGGGCGACGGAGCCGCGACCGGCTCCGCCGAGGCGGGCCAGGCGAAGGCCGCGGCCCCGCGCCCCCGGCCGAAGCGCGAGAAGGCCGCCGCGCCCGATGCCGGGCCGGCGCGCACGCCCGGTGGCCTGATGCTGCCGCAGGGTGCGATTCCCTGAGCATCGACCGAAACAACCCGGGCCGTCGCGGCGTTCGCCCCCGCACGGCCACCCTGCTCCCCGTGTCCTGATCCCGGAGACGCTTCGCGATGTATGATTCCTGGCTGCGCCTCGGCTTCGACACGGTTCGCCTGGGACTGGAGGCGCAGACCGTGGTCGCCCTGCGGCTGGCCAAGCTCTCGCTCGGCGGCGCGGCGGCCCAGATCGAGGCGCAGCGCATGGTGACCGAGAAGGTCGAGGCCGCCGCCGAGGCCGCGATGACGCTCGCCACCGGCGGCACGGCCGAGCGCGTGGTGCGGGACTACCGCCGGAAGGTGCGGGCCAACGCCCTGCGGCTCAGCCGCGGCTGAGGCGGGGCCGTTCCGAAGCCGTCGGCCGACGAGGCCGGCGTCACGACCGGCCTGGCGTCACCTGCGGTCCGGCGTCACTTGCGGGCGGCCATCATGTCGTGGGTCAGCACCGTCAGCTTGCCGATCAGGCTGGTGATGTCGCCGTGGGTGCAGGACCATTGGGTGCCGATCGCCCCGCCGTCGGAGGAGACCGACACCACCGCGACCGAGCGCAGCTTGCCCTCGCGGGCGAGGCGGAGCTGCTCCTGCAGCACCTCGATCATCGAGGCGGTGTTCTCGTCGACGGGGGCGGCGGCCACGGCCTGCGGGAAGGCGACCACGCGGTTGGTGTCGGCGGCGGTTTCGCTCATGGGCATCATGGGACTCTGCGTACGCTCGAAGGAATCGGGAGGGCGGAGCGGTCGAGCCGCCCCAGGAGATCGGCGAGATCCGCCGGCAGCGCCTCGGACAGGCAGCCGTCGAACGCGGCGTGCAGCCCCGGCGCCAGGACGGCGGCGAGCGGCCTGGCGCCCGCCGGGGACCGGGTCGCCGGCGGCAGGACGGCGGGAGCCGGCCCGCCGGGTCGATCGTGCATCGCCCGTGACATCATCGCAGCCTCACTTGGCGGCCTTGCCGGCAGCCTCACCCGGCAGCTCTGCCGGAGAGGAACCGCCCTCGCGGCCAAAACTGCCCATCCGGGCGCCGAGCACAATCCCCGCTCTGTGGCCGAGCTTTCACTTCGAAACCTGATGTTGTGGGTT
The sequence above is drawn from the Methylobacterium terrae genome and encodes:
- a CDS encoding lipid kinase, which gives rise to MSGADTARRALLVVNKKARNGGLDLDAVKGTLRRGGIEPVDPPPGETDCKALIHAHASTCDMVILGGGDGTLNAAAQALAEAQLPLGILPLGTANDLARSLGLPADPLEAAEVIASVPARPIDLGCVNGHYFFNVASIGFSADLAGELTADLKRRLGTIGYGVAAFRLLRRARPFTVYIEHDGTVETVRTIQVSVGNGRHYGGGMTVEENATVDDGLLNFYSLEVAHWWRLLALLPALRRGTQGKAADVRAFQTTEVILRTKKPRPVNTDGELTTYTPAHVRVLPKAVQVHAPPLAAAPTGRPSIFP
- a CDS encoding thermonuclease family protein encodes the protein MTSREQLQALIRAEIDRHRPVAVARRTLELLVESATRRLDAAPGYQVVDRDGHPRTRLVGGEALPLTLGDLVDELRRQHPTLFQPPAPAGPAPAPAETPRDWIVVKPAEPAPAAPARPGPAARLRETLRDFTLRGFTLRDLTARLPEREPAAPAAAPLPVAPPVPEGEGLKPGHARPRPLPGHGGSSRRPLYAALGALAVLGLGYAAFRGGESPREAAIAQAPSQDVRRPAETETKSAEAKPARGTGEAAKSGGAKPAEGKREPVETGALVPEAAGPVAGVAEVLDTATLRLGGRTLRLYGIEAARGAQASDLSGYLAGRPVNCQPSQGKAAWICTVDGHDLSEVVLYNGGGRATPEATPDLVEAERHAKAGKLGIWAKP
- a CDS encoding phosphoenolpyruvate carboxylase; translated protein: MDRLDTSARQGSGDRGSETGGPDPRPSPETLERDLLGLVEEARHQASQDPFRNPVLTVALAISRGFDRGEIGEDDLAGLFVRLRAQALEARAVRLRAYLGLGPEADSSAATEAVAAAALGDPETPFETARTRVERTRFAAVFTAHPTFGMPKAVARLLAQAASEPDPAARHAPIEEAAALSARADPVITLNDEFDQARHAVQHGRAALDRLNEAVLRAARERWPESWSGLVPKPVVIASWVGCDTDGRTDIGWWDTLRYRLESKRTQLDRVLAQLPDDPAAEPARRLAGEARDAVLRQLAVAPKLGEQPGLEAVHRFALALIIERDRARTEAGPLLARLDRAVADAADDEARLALCTLRAGVAAHGLQNGLPHFRLNASQVHNAVRRALEQEGDPTDPAQRRSHLASINALLDTVAAVPVDFGALAAERASAARLMMTIAQILKHVDGTHPVRFLIAETETGYTLLAALWLAQHFGIGDRVEITPLFETASALEQGVHVIEDALRSPHWRAYLKRIGRLVVQFGYSDSGRYVGQLAATFWIERLRLRITELMEAHDLTDIELVIFDTHGESIGRGAHPTSLSDRLAYLAPDHARRRNREAGIRTSLESSFQGSDGYLMFGTKALAEATVARIGEHVYSRLQPAPDPIYAEADFATEFFTGVRQDMETLVEDPGYAALLGTFGPNLIDRTGSRPVARQSDGGGPVAITHPRQMRAIPNNAILQQLGFLANSLHGVGRAAGRAPDLFVEMRERSERFARAFRLVQEATAVGDLDVLRAYIDTLDPSVWLERARRATRDGRREEIVAVAAALDRLNLAPHLRRLFGRLTRDHLMLSMVAPDLPAMTPRLALLHALRLALIHRIWFLAVHIPGFRPQNGITREVLIERILRLDVESCLKLLDDIFPVTPDPTLGLNFGEPAGPRGIGTYEAEHRTLFAPIRRLFGLVREISGMIQHEVGAFG